Proteins encoded within one genomic window of Triticum aestivum cultivar Chinese Spring chromosome 2D, IWGSC CS RefSeq v2.1, whole genome shotgun sequence:
- the LOC123049103 gene encoding uncharacterized protein: MVFSGAWLAAAARVPAELCQGPPRPGQRRRLRADEVLRALLTPPARELERLAECLYVFFCLPLPEPDQYYVPASGRGGWMARRPPGAVLYSYRRSLSLSSDGGSSSSTWMGGSDEEGLYYSDD, from the coding sequence ATGGTGTTCAGCGGCgcgtggctggcggcggcggcgcgggtgccgGCGGAGCTGTGCCAGGGGCCGCcgcggccggggcagcggcggcggctgcgggccgACGAGGTGCTGCGCGCGCTGCTCACGCCGCCCGCGCGGGAGCTGGAGCGCCTGGCCGAGTGCCTCTACGTCTTCTTCTGCCTGCCGCTGCCGGAGCCGGACCAGTACTACGTGCCGGCGTCCGGGCGCGGCGGCTGGATGGCGCGCCGGCCGCCCGGCGCCGTGCTGTACAGCTACCGGAGGTCCCTCTCGCTCTCCTCCGACGGCGGCTCGTCGTCGTCCACGTGGATGGGCGGCTCCGACGAGGAGGGGCTGTACTACTCGGACGACTAG
- the LOC123052326 gene encoding adenylyl-sulfate kinase 3 isoform X1, with protein sequence MEAAAAAASPRPRATGCLTASTAGPQRASRWCPRQPRTASSSSSSSSSGGSPADLGLLRPRLRLSPSSPGRIAGGAPPVRARDPRAECAGGRSSAEHIGVSLEGENRVLEMSSTVPKSSNIFWHDCPVGKTDRQNLLKQKGCVVWITGLSGSGKSTLACTLGRELHTRGKLAYVLDGDNLRHGLNKDLGFAAEDRAENIRRVGEVAKLFADAGLVCIASFISPYRRDRESCRALLSDGSFIEVFLNMSLELCEARDPKGLYKLARAGKIKGFTGIDDPYEAPLNCEIEIKEVDGVCPSPSDMAAQVIAYLEDKGFLHE encoded by the exons atggaggcagcagcagcagcagcctcgCCACGCCCGCGCGCCACTGGCTGCCTCACCGCCTCCACCGCAGGCCCGCAGCGCGCGAGCCGCTGGTGCCCTCGCCAACCGCGCaccgcctcttcctcatcctcctcctcttcaagCGGCGGAAGCCCAGCGGATCTAGGGTTGCTCCGCCCGCGCCTCCGCCTCTCGCCCTCCTCCCCGGGGAGGATAGCAGGCGGGGCGCCGCCGGTCCGAGCCCGGGACCCCCGCGCCGAATGCGCGGGCGGCCGGTCCAGTGCGGAGCACATCGGGGTCAGCCTAG AAGGCGAGAACAGAGTTTTGGAGATGTCGTCAACTGTGCCCAAGTCATCAAATATCTTCTGGCATGATTGCCCAGTGGGCAAGACTGACCGGCAAAATCTACTGAAGCAGAAAGGGTGTGTTGTTTGGATTACAGGCCTTAGTGGTTCAG GTAAAAGTACCTTGGCATGCACATTAGGTCGAGAGCTCCATACAAGAGGGAAGCTTGCGTATGTTCTTGATGGCGATAACTTAAGACATGGTCTTAACAAGGATCTTGGCTTCGCAGCTGAAGATCGTGCTGAAAATATACGCAGAGTTG GTGAAGTTGCAAAGCTATTTGCAGATGCAGGTCTAGTGTGCATTGCTAGTTTTATATCTCCGTATAGGAGAGACCGAGAGTCTTGTCGTGCACTGTTGTCAGACGGTAGTTTTATTGAA GTTTTCTTGAACATGTCCTTGGAATTGTGTGAAGCAAGGGATCCGAAGGGCCTTTATAAGCTTGCTCGTGCAGGAAAAATAAAGG GGTTTACTGGTATTGATGACCCATATGAAGCGCCATTAAATTGCGAG ATTGAGATAAAGGAAGTGGATGGCGTGTGCCCTTCGCCATCCGACATGGCGGCACAAGTGATTGCTTATCTCGAGGACAAAGGCTTTCTGCACGAGTAG
- the LOC123052326 gene encoding adenylyl-sulfate kinase 3 isoform X2, with the protein MEAAAAAASPRPRATGCLTASTAGPQRASRWCPRQPRTASSSSSSSSSGGSPADLGLLRPRLRLSPSSPGRIAGGAPPVRARDPRAECAGGRSSAEHIGVSLGENRVLEMSSTVPKSSNIFWHDCPVGKTDRQNLLKQKGCVVWITGLSGSGKSTLACTLGRELHTRGKLAYVLDGDNLRHGLNKDLGFAAEDRAENIRRVGEVAKLFADAGLVCIASFISPYRRDRESCRALLSDGSFIEVFLNMSLELCEARDPKGLYKLARAGKIKGFTGIDDPYEAPLNCEIEIKEVDGVCPSPSDMAAQVIAYLEDKGFLHE; encoded by the exons atggaggcagcagcagcagcagcctcgCCACGCCCGCGCGCCACTGGCTGCCTCACCGCCTCCACCGCAGGCCCGCAGCGCGCGAGCCGCTGGTGCCCTCGCCAACCGCGCaccgcctcttcctcatcctcctcctcttcaagCGGCGGAAGCCCAGCGGATCTAGGGTTGCTCCGCCCGCGCCTCCGCCTCTCGCCCTCCTCCCCGGGGAGGATAGCAGGCGGGGCGCCGCCGGTCCGAGCCCGGGACCCCCGCGCCGAATGCGCGGGCGGCCGGTCCAGTGCGGAGCACATCGGGGTCAGCCTAG GCGAGAACAGAGTTTTGGAGATGTCGTCAACTGTGCCCAAGTCATCAAATATCTTCTGGCATGATTGCCCAGTGGGCAAGACTGACCGGCAAAATCTACTGAAGCAGAAAGGGTGTGTTGTTTGGATTACAGGCCTTAGTGGTTCAG GTAAAAGTACCTTGGCATGCACATTAGGTCGAGAGCTCCATACAAGAGGGAAGCTTGCGTATGTTCTTGATGGCGATAACTTAAGACATGGTCTTAACAAGGATCTTGGCTTCGCAGCTGAAGATCGTGCTGAAAATATACGCAGAGTTG GTGAAGTTGCAAAGCTATTTGCAGATGCAGGTCTAGTGTGCATTGCTAGTTTTATATCTCCGTATAGGAGAGACCGAGAGTCTTGTCGTGCACTGTTGTCAGACGGTAGTTTTATTGAA GTTTTCTTGAACATGTCCTTGGAATTGTGTGAAGCAAGGGATCCGAAGGGCCTTTATAAGCTTGCTCGTGCAGGAAAAATAAAGG GGTTTACTGGTATTGATGACCCATATGAAGCGCCATTAAATTGCGAG ATTGAGATAAAGGAAGTGGATGGCGTGTGCCCTTCGCCATCCGACATGGCGGCACAAGTGATTGCTTATCTCGAGGACAAAGGCTTTCTGCACGAGTAG